In Streptomyces sp. Li-HN-5-11, the sequence CTGGCTCTGCCAGGAGCGAAGGGCAGGGCCGCCGGCAGCGCGCAGGCGTAGGAATCCGGTTCCGGTTCCGCTCGGTTCAGTCGGTTTCCATCCCTGCGCTACGACGTCACCCTGGCGACGAGGACGCGGGCGTCGTCCTCACGTTCGCTCCCGCCGAACTCCTCCACGACCGTCCGCACGCAGTCCTGTGCGGTACGGGCCTCGCCGAACCGCCGGGCCAGACCGAGCAGACGGTCGATGGCGGCCGCTCCCGCATCACTCCCGGCTTCGCCGGGGTCGGGGCAGTGCCGCGGCACGAGCCCGTCGGTGTGCAGCAGGAGCAGGTCGCCCACCTCGAGGGTCTCCTCCGCCTGCTCGTAGGAGGCTTGGGAGGTGGCGCCGAGCAGGACGCCGTCCGGTGCGTCCAGCACGCGTCCCGCCCCGCCCCGGAAGAGCAGCGGGGCGGGGCGGCCCGCCCGCGCCCACACCAGGGTGCGGGTGGCCGGCCGGTAGCGGCAGCAGACGGCGCTGCCCAGGGCCGGCTGGACGGTGGCGTCCAGCAGCTGGTTGAGCCAGGCCATCAGCTGTCCGGGCCCGGTCCCGGCCATCGCCATGCCGCGCAGGGCACCCAGCAGCATGGCCATGCCCGTGGTCGCGCCGGGCCCGTGCCCGGTCAGGTCGCCGACGCTGAGCAGCGTGTCGCCGTCGGACAGCTCGAGCGCGTCGTACCAGTCGCCCCCGATCAGCGTGCCCGCCGAGGCGGGCAGGTGGTGGGCCGCCAGGTCGAGGCCAGGGCGGCCCCGGTGCGGGAGCCGCAGGGAGCCGCGCCAAGGCGGCAGCACGGCTTCCTGCAGCTCGACGGCGATCCGGCGCTCGGTCTGGGCGAGGTGCCGGTGCTGCTGCAGCGAGTCACGGGTCTCGCGCACCACCGACTGACTGCGCCGCAGTTCGCTGACGTCCCGCAGCACGGCCCACATCGCGGCGGTGCCGCCGTCGGCGTCGAGCACGGGCTCGCCCATCATGTGCACGGTGCGGACGGCGCCGTCCGGCCGCACGACACGGAACTCGCCGTCGATGGGCTTGGCATCGACCAGGCAGTCGGTGACCATGGCGGTCAGCCCGGGCCGGTCCTCGTCGAGCACCAGGGACGGCAGTTCGTCCAGGGTGAGCGGAGGGTCGGCCGGGTCGCGGCCGAGGATGCCGTAGAGCTCGCCGGACCAGACGGCCTCGTCCGTCAGCAGGTTCCACTCCGCGCTGCCGACCCGGCTGAGCAGCGAGCCGTGCCGTGGCGTGGCCGGCTCCGCCGTGGCCACCGCACCGGTCCGGACCGGCACGACCCTGGGCCCGTCCCGCAGCTGTGCCAAGTGGGCGTCCAGGTCGCTGAGTTGGTGCAGAGCCAGGTCGTACAGCGCACGCTCCCACCGTCCCTGCGGGTCCGATGTGTCGCTCTGCGCGTCCCGCCGCACGGCGTCCACCTCGCCCTTGAGCCGGCGGGCCTGCGAAATCAGGGCGTCGACCGTGCCGCGCCCTGGCGGCTGGGCGGGTGAGCGGTCCGCGGAGAGGTGGGACGGCATGACGCACTCCGATGCGGGGACGGTTTCGACCAAGGCGGAGGGTGGGACCGTTACGACTCTTGCACAGCCGGCGACGGGCTGTAAGGGATTTGGCAACACACGATACGGTGGTGCATCTGGCATATGCCACAGTCTCCCCGGACCGGGTTCGTGACGTCTTCGGCGTAGCCGGTCGGGAGCTCAAGTCGTATGGGGTATACGGGATTTGCTGCAGTGCAGGGGCATCTCTCCCGACTCTCAAGCGAGTGTTCGACGGCACTGTGTTCTACCCCTGTTCGACCCCCGGAAGTCCCTCCGGCGGATAGTGACGCAGGTCACATCAATTGGTGGGCGATCAGGCGTCATGCAAACGGCGTTCCGGGGCTCATAAGAACACACGGCAGAACACGGCAGATCCGGCCGGCCTCCGGCCCGCAAGGAGAGCGACCATGGACATCACCCTCGAGCAGCCCGCCCGCGCCCGCCTGATCACCGCGGACGAGCGGGAGCGCCCCGTGGCCGCCACGCTGCGCTACTCCTCCGAGGACCCGCTGGCCGTGCACGTGGACTTCCCGCCCGAGGCCTCCCTCGACGGGACCGACGTCTCGTGGGCCTTCTCGCGCGCCCTGCTGGAGGAGGGGCTCGGGCGGCCGGCCGGGGCGGGGGACGTGCGCCTGTGCCCGCGCGGGGCCTCCCGTACGGTACTGGAACTGCACTCGCCCTCAGGCGTGGCCCTGGTCCAGTTCGACACGCCGGCCCTGCGCCGGTTCCTGCTGCGGTCCTACGCCGTGGTCGCGGCCGGGCGGGAGGATGTCGCCGCGGCCGTCGACCGCGGCCTGAACGCCCTCTTCGGCGCGGTCTGAACCGGGCCTGCCCGCGAGGGCGGCGCCGGGGCGCCGCTCGGCAGCCGCCCGGTGGTCCCTGCACTGCCTGCGCTCAGTAACGCAGCACTCCGGCGATGCCCTGCATCTCGCCCAGGGTGCCGTCCGGGACGAAACGGACGTCGGCCCCGGTCTCCAGGCACTGCTCGACGATCTCGTCCACGATGTCCTCGCGGGCGTCGAGCTCACCGCTCTCGGCGGGGATCAGATGGTCCCCCGCGTCGTCGCGCACCGTCGCGCGGTAGTCCTCCTCCACGGCCAGCAGCCGCACGCGGCCCTCGCGGGCGCTGCGCCAGACCTCGTCGACCCCGGCCGCGAAATCCTTGCGCCCGCGGGCCGCCTCCAGCTCCCGGGTCACCGCCGCCGTTTCCTTCCGCGCCTCGGCCTCCTGGACCGGGCGGATCGCGCGCCTCACGGCCTCGGGCGTGCCGTGCGCCAGGCCGCCGTGCTGGATGTGCACCGCGCACTTGGCGGTGGTGCCGACCTCGTCGAGGGCGGACAGCGCCGCCGGTTCCCCGGTGACGTACAGCGGGCGCGGATGGTCACGCAGCAGCGTGCCCATCGCGGTGTCGGCCTCCCGCAGGAACTGGCGCGTGCGCTCGTCGCGGAACGTGCTCGGCTGGTCGCCGATCCGCTCCTGGCGCTCGGCGTCGAAGTTCTCGACGAGCCGCCTGGTGAGCGGGAAGCCGCCGGCGCGCTCCTCCGTGATCCGTTCGGTGCCGCCGCTCCACAGCGTCACGCGGTCGGGGGAGACCGACATGACCCAGAACGGGCGCCCGGCGGCCTGCGCGGAGACCAGGTTGCGGGTGAGGAAGGTGTCCGACAGGACCACCCGTTCCGGCACGGTGCGGGCCAGTGACCACACCTGGTGCTCGCCCGGTGCCGCGTAGATCACCAGGCCGTCCTCGGTGTGTGCGAGGTCCACCTCGGCGAGGGCCTGGTCGAGCTGGCGCACGACGTCGGCGCGTCGTTCCCGGGTGACCGCCGGGTCGGTCTCCAGCTGCTTCTTGGCCTCGGCCACGACGTTGCGCAGACGGACCGGATCCTGGGTGTTGTCGGGCTCGCGGCGGTGCGTCGGCGTCAGCACGGACACCGCGGGATAGGCACGGGGGCGCCGTAGTTCGGCGAGGGTCGCGGGACTCAGAGCGTGCTCCATGACAGAACCATAGGGCCGATTCGCATATCAGTCATTCGGAGCAATTGGGTCGGGTGTGCCGGGTGTTCGGTCCCTCCCCGGCAGGTACCCGGACCGGGCGCGTCCGCATGGTTGGGCAAGTCTTTGCCCTTGGCCGATTCCTGACGGGCCGCCCCGGTGCGAAGCGGTTTCGCGGTTGTCGCGGAAGCAAAGCCCGGCCGAAAGCGCGGGGTCGCGGCGCCGCCCCCGGCGCGGCCGCGTTGACCGCCCCGCGCGGGTGGATCACGCTCGTCATATAGATGCCTGATGCAACTGGTTCGCCCCGGGAGGTCATACATGTGCGGCATCACCGGCTGGGTCTCCTACGACCGCGACCTGCGCGCGGAGGCCACGGCACTGGACGCGATGACGGAGACGATGGCGTGCCGCGGCCCCGACGACCGCGGCACGTGGGCCGAGGGCCCCGCGGCCCTCGGACACCGCCGGCTCGCGATCATCGACCTGCCCGGCGGCCGCCAGCCGATGACCGCCGCCACCCCGGACGGGACGGTGGCGCTCGTGTACTCGGGGGAGACGTACAACTTCACCGAGCTGCGCCGCGACCTCACCGCGCGCGGCCACCGCTTCACCACCGACTCCGACACCGAGGTCGTCCTGCGCGGCTACCTCGAATGGGGCGACGCCGTCGCCGAGCGGCTCAACGGCATGTACGCCTTCGCCGTCTGGGACGGCCGCCGGGACACGCTCGTCATGATCCGCGACCGGATGGGCATCAAGCCCTTCTACTACGAGCCGACCCCCGACGGCGTCCTGTTCGGCTCCGAGCCCAAGGCGATCCTCGCCAACCCGCTGGCCCGCCGCCGGGTGACCCTCGACGGCCTGCGCGAGCTGTTCGCGTTCGTCAAGACTCCGGGACACGCCGTGTGGGACGGCATGCGCGAGGTCGAGCCCGGCACCGTCGTCACCGTCGACCGCACCGGCGTGCGCACCCGCGTCTACTGGCGGCTTCAGACCCGTCCCCACCAAGACGACCGGGCCACCACCATCGCCACCGTCCGCACCCTCCTGGACGACATCGTGCGCCGCCAGCTCGTCGCCGACGTACCGCGCTGCACCCTGCTCTCCGGCGGCCTGGACTCCTCCGCCATGACCGCGCTCGCCGCCCGGCAGCTCGCCGAGCACGGCGAGAGGGTGCGCAGCTTCGCCGTCGACTTCGCCGGCCAGACCGAGAACTTCGTCGCCGACGAACTGCGCGGCACCCCCGACGCGCCGTTCGTGCACGACGTGGCGCGTGCCGCGGACACCGACCACCAGGACATCGTCCTGGACGCGCAGGCCCTCTCCGACCCGGAGGTACGGCAGAAGGTGATCCGGGCCCGGGACCTGCCCATGGGCTTCGGCGACATGGACGCCTCGCTGTACCTGCTGTTCCGCAGCATCCGCGACCACTCCACCGTCGCCCTGTCCGGCGAGTCCGCCGACGAGGTGTTCGGCGGCTACCTGCAGTTCTTCGACGAGGAGGCGCGCCGCGCCGACACCTTCCCCTGGCTGGTGCGCTTCGTGCGCGACTTCGGCGACGACGCCGACGTCATGCGCCCGGACCTCACGCGGGCCCTCGACCTCACGACGTACGTCGCCGACGCCTACCGCACCGCCGTCTCCGGCATCCGCCGTCTCGACGGCGAGAGCGACTTCGAGTTCCGGATGCGGCAGATCTGCCACCTCCATCTCACCCGCTTCGTCCGCGTCCTGCTCGACCGCAAGGACCGGATGAGCATGGCTGTCGGTCTGGAGGTGCGCGTGCCGTTCTGCGACCACCGGCTCGTCGAGTACGTCTACAACGCGCCCTGGTCGCTGAAGTCCTTCGACGGGCGGGAGAAGAGCCTGCTCAGGGAGGCGACCGCGGACCTGCTGCCGAAGTCGGTGTACGACAGGGTCAAGAGCCCCTACCCCTCCACCCAGGACCCCAAGTACGCGCTCGCCCTCCAGGACCACGTCAAGGACCTGCTCGCCCGGCCCGGCCACCCGGTCTTCGACCTCGTCGACCGGGAACGGGTCCACCGGGCCGCGCACCACGACGCACCGGTCAGCACACAGGCGGCCCGGCGCGGACTGGAGAAGACTCTCGATCTCGCCCTGTGGCTCGACCTCTACCGTCCCGAGATCGTCACCGGCTGAGCCCCGGCACCAGGTCTCCGCTCCGGCCGTACCGGATGCGCACGCGGCGGTCGCTCAGCCGTTCGTGTCCGGCTCCGGGTCGGCCGGACAGGAGCTGCCGCTGGCCGGCAGGGAACCGTAGAGCAGGAAGTCGTTCACCTTGCGGTGCACGCACTGGGAGGAGGCGTACCCGGTGTGACCCTCGGACCTGTTGTCGAGCACCACGGCCGAGGACCCGAGCCGCCGCGCCGTCTCCACCGTCCAGCGGTATGGCGTCGCCGGGTCGCCGCGGGTGCCGACCAGGAGCATCCTCGCCGTGTCCACGTTCTTCACCTTCCGGCGGATGAAATCGGTGCCCCGGGGGCGGCCGTAGCACAGCAGCAGCTCATTGAGGCGATACCGGCCGAAGACCGGCGAGGCCTGCTCGTACTCGGTGCGCAGCCGGCCGAGGTCCTTCGCGATCTGTGCGGCCCCGGGCCGGTCGGGGTCGTCCGCACAGTTGATCGCCATCATCGCGGCCGGCGGGTTGTCCAGCGGGACGTCCGCGGGGTCCGTCAGGCCGCCGTTGTTCCGTTTCCGCGGATCCGGCCGCTTCGGCAGTGCGCCGCCGGCGGCGGAGAAGGCCTCGATCCCGCGCGTGTCGCCGTCGTCGACCAGAGAGGCGAGCGCCCGTTCGAGGGAGGGCCACATCTCCTGGCCGTACAGCGCCTGGCCGATCGCGCCCACGAGGTCCTGGCCGGTCAGCCGGCCGCCGAAGTCCGTGGGCACCGGGTCCTCGTCGAGTGCGCGGACGAGCCGCAGGACCTGGTCGTCGGCT encodes:
- a CDS encoding SpoIIE family protein phosphatase; amino-acid sequence: MPSHLSADRSPAQPPGRGTVDALISQARRLKGEVDAVRRDAQSDTSDPQGRWERALYDLALHQLSDLDAHLAQLRDGPRVVPVRTGAVATAEPATPRHGSLLSRVGSAEWNLLTDEAVWSGELYGILGRDPADPPLTLDELPSLVLDEDRPGLTAMVTDCLVDAKPIDGEFRVVRPDGAVRTVHMMGEPVLDADGGTAAMWAVLRDVSELRRSQSVVRETRDSLQQHRHLAQTERRIAVELQEAVLPPWRGSLRLPHRGRPGLDLAAHHLPASAGTLIGGDWYDALELSDGDTLLSVGDLTGHGPGATTGMAMLLGALRGMAMAGTGPGQLMAWLNQLLDATVQPALGSAVCCRYRPATRTLVWARAGRPAPLLFRGGAGRVLDAPDGVLLGATSQASYEQAEETLEVGDLLLLHTDGLVPRHCPDPGEAGSDAGAAAIDRLLGLARRFGEARTAQDCVRTVVEEFGGSEREDDARVLVARVTS
- a CDS encoding SsgA family sporulation/cell division regulator gives rise to the protein MDITLEQPARARLITADERERPVAATLRYSSEDPLAVHVDFPPEASLDGTDVSWAFSRALLEEGLGRPAGAGDVRLCPRGASRTVLELHSPSGVALVQFDTPALRRFLLRSYAVVAAGREDVAAAVDRGLNALFGAV
- a CDS encoding chemotaxis protein, translated to MEHALSPATLAELRRPRAYPAVSVLTPTHRREPDNTQDPVRLRNVVAEAKKQLETDPAVTRERRADVVRQLDQALAEVDLAHTEDGLVIYAAPGEHQVWSLARTVPERVVLSDTFLTRNLVSAQAAGRPFWVMSVSPDRVTLWSGGTERITEERAGGFPLTRRLVENFDAERQERIGDQPSTFRDERTRQFLREADTAMGTLLRDHPRPLYVTGEPAALSALDEVGTTAKCAVHIQHGGLAHGTPEAVRRAIRPVQEAEARKETAAVTRELEAARGRKDFAAGVDEVWRSAREGRVRLLAVEEDYRATVRDDAGDHLIPAESGELDAREDIVDEIVEQCLETGADVRFVPDGTLGEMQGIAGVLRY
- the asnB gene encoding asparagine synthase (glutamine-hydrolyzing) → MCGITGWVSYDRDLRAEATALDAMTETMACRGPDDRGTWAEGPAALGHRRLAIIDLPGGRQPMTAATPDGTVALVYSGETYNFTELRRDLTARGHRFTTDSDTEVVLRGYLEWGDAVAERLNGMYAFAVWDGRRDTLVMIRDRMGIKPFYYEPTPDGVLFGSEPKAILANPLARRRVTLDGLRELFAFVKTPGHAVWDGMREVEPGTVVTVDRTGVRTRVYWRLQTRPHQDDRATTIATVRTLLDDIVRRQLVADVPRCTLLSGGLDSSAMTALAARQLAEHGERVRSFAVDFAGQTENFVADELRGTPDAPFVHDVARAADTDHQDIVLDAQALSDPEVRQKVIRARDLPMGFGDMDASLYLLFRSIRDHSTVALSGESADEVFGGYLQFFDEEARRADTFPWLVRFVRDFGDDADVMRPDLTRALDLTTYVADAYRTAVSGIRRLDGESDFEFRMRQICHLHLTRFVRVLLDRKDRMSMAVGLEVRVPFCDHRLVEYVYNAPWSLKSFDGREKSLLREATADLLPKSVYDRVKSPYPSTQDPKYALALQDHVKDLLARPGHPVFDLVDRERVHRAAHHDAPVSTQAARRGLEKTLDLALWLDLYRPEIVTG